A window of Psychroflexus sp. ALD_RP9 contains these coding sequences:
- a CDS encoding aminotransferase class V-fold PLP-dependent enzyme — protein MQTTSKQLFNVEAIRADFPILNRKINGQPLIYFDNAATSQTPQQVIDCIVDYYSNYNANIHRGVHSLSQIATDAYEKARQKVQQHFNAKHAHEIILTSGTTHSINLVANGYAKSITEEDEVLVSAMEHHSNIVPWQMLCEKTGANLKVIPMNEDGMLEIDQFEAMLSSKTKLVFVNHVSNALGSINPIKHIITKAHEVGAKVLVDGAQAAPHLKADVQELDIDFYTVSAHKICGPTGVGMLYGKEALLEELPPYQGGGEMIAEVTFEKTTYAGLPHKFEAGTPNIAGGIAFGEALDYMNAIGFDAIATYEHELLDYATKQLGTIEDVRIYGAKPEQKTAVISFNIEGIHPYDMGTLLDKMGIAVRTGHHCAQPIMNFYKIPGTVRASFSFYNTKTEIDRFIEGVKKAKSMLL, from the coding sequence ATGCAAACGACTTCTAAGCAGTTATTTAATGTTGAAGCAATTCGAGCTGATTTTCCGATACTTAACCGGAAGATTAACGGTCAACCACTCATATATTTCGATAATGCGGCAACATCGCAAACACCACAACAGGTTATAGATTGTATTGTAGATTATTATAGCAATTACAATGCAAATATTCATCGAGGTGTGCATAGTTTGTCGCAAATAGCTACCGATGCTTATGAAAAAGCACGCCAAAAGGTCCAGCAGCATTTTAATGCTAAACATGCGCACGAAATCATTTTAACTTCAGGAACAACCCACAGTATTAATCTTGTTGCAAATGGCTATGCGAAATCTATAACTGAAGAAGATGAAGTTTTGGTTTCAGCAATGGAGCATCATTCTAATATTGTACCTTGGCAAATGCTTTGCGAAAAAACAGGTGCTAATTTGAAGGTTATACCTATGAATGAAGACGGCATGCTAGAAATAGATCAATTTGAAGCCATGCTGTCAAGTAAGACTAAATTAGTTTTTGTTAATCATGTCTCAAACGCTTTAGGAAGCATTAACCCAATAAAACATATTATAACAAAAGCACATGAAGTTGGTGCTAAGGTTTTAGTTGATGGTGCCCAAGCAGCACCGCATTTAAAAGCTGATGTACAAGAGTTAGATATAGATTTCTATACGGTTTCTGCACATAAAATTTGTGGTCCAACCGGTGTGGGAATGTTATACGGTAAAGAAGCGCTCTTAGAAGAATTGCCTCCATACCAAGGTGGTGGCGAAATGATAGCTGAAGTTACTTTCGAAAAAACTACTTATGCAGGCCTACCTCATAAATTTGAAGCCGGAACACCTAATATTGCAGGAGGAATAGCTTTTGGAGAAGCTCTCGATTATATGAATGCAATCGGTTTTGATGCCATTGCAACTTATGAGCATGAACTGTTAGATTACGCTACAAAACAACTTGGTACAATCGAAGATGTTCGAATTTATGGCGCAAAGCCAGAACAAAAAACTGCGGTAATTTCATTCAATATAGAAGGTATTCACCCTTACGACATGGGAACTTTACTTGATAAAATGGGCATCGCAGTTCGTACAGGCCATCATTGTGCACAACCAATCATGAACTTTTATAAAATACCTGGAACAGTCCGTGCATCATTTTCATTTTATAATACCAAAACCGAAATAGATCGTTTTATTGAAGGCGTTAAAAAAGCTAAAAGCATGTTATTATGA
- a CDS encoding SufE family protein encodes MSSIQDKQAEIIDEFSMFDDWMQRYEYMIELGKSLPLIDEKYKTEDNIIKGCQSRVWVHAEKNDENIEFTADSDAVITKGIIAILIRVFSGQKPEDIMQADTQFIDEIGLKEHLSPTRANGLVSMIKQIKMYAIALNSSKNS; translated from the coding sequence ATGAGTTCTATTCAAGATAAACAAGCCGAAATCATAGATGAATTTAGTATGTTCGACGATTGGATGCAACGTTACGAATATATGATTGAACTTGGTAAATCTCTGCCATTAATAGACGAAAAATATAAAACCGAAGATAACATTATAAAAGGTTGTCAAAGTCGAGTTTGGGTTCATGCCGAAAAAAATGACGAAAACATAGAGTTTACAGCTGATAGCGATGCTGTGATTACTAAAGGTATTATCGCTATACTAATTCGTGTTTTCTCAGGACAAAAACCTGAAGATATCATGCAAGCTGATACTCAATTCATAGATGAAATAGGTTTAAAAGAACACTTATCACCAACTAGAGCAAACGGTTTGGTAAGTATGATTAAACAAATTAAAATGTATGCGATTGCTTTAAACTCATCTAAAAATTCTTAA
- a CDS encoding DUF3078 domain-containing protein, with translation MKKNFNLLSFIVLSLISYSVSAQAQTAKDSTWTTGGNFSLLINQSAFNAEWQGGGTSNYSANIIVNYDLNYKKGNYTWDTKFLGDFGINKTKDQDFYRKTSDRLEINSVVGRQIKDSKWYASALLNFRTQFDKGYSFSEDPNTGEELRTTQTEFLSPAYTQLGVGFLWKKSENLKVNFSPVTGRIITANKKFTTTPGYQDGDFFGIDENDWIRTEFGASVNAYGKFTLMEDITMENILNLYSNYIEDPQNIDIDYTMNIVMSINKYISTNFTFQAIYDDNAVKGFQIREVLGVGVNFKI, from the coding sequence ATGAAAAAAAACTTCAATTTATTATCCTTCATCGTTCTTAGCTTAATTAGCTATTCGGTTAGTGCTCAAGCACAAACAGCAAAAGATTCTACTTGGACAACTGGCGGTAACTTTTCGCTACTTATTAATCAGTCTGCGTTTAACGCCGAATGGCAAGGTGGTGGTACCTCAAATTACTCGGCTAACATCATTGTAAATTATGATCTGAATTATAAGAAAGGTAATTATACTTGGGATACCAAATTTTTAGGCGATTTCGGTATTAATAAAACAAAAGATCAAGATTTTTATCGTAAAACAAGTGACCGTTTAGAAATTAATTCGGTTGTTGGCAGACAAATTAAAGATAGTAAATGGTATGCTTCAGCTTTGTTAAATTTTAGAACTCAATTTGACAAAGGATACAGTTTTAGTGAAGACCCAAATACAGGCGAAGAACTTAGAACAACACAAACTGAATTTTTATCACCAGCCTATACGCAGTTAGGTGTAGGTTTTCTTTGGAAAAAAAGCGAAAATTTAAAAGTTAATTTTTCTCCAGTTACAGGTAGAATTATTACTGCTAATAAAAAATTTACAACGACGCCTGGCTATCAGGATGGCGATTTTTTTGGTATAGATGAAAATGATTGGATTAGAACAGAATTTGGTGCGTCTGTTAACGCCTATGGAAAATTTACTCTGATGGAGGATATTACCATGGAAAATATCCTAAACTTATACTCTAATTATATTGAAGACCCTCAAAATATTGATATAGATTACACAATGAACATTGTGATGAGTATTAATAAATACATTTCAACTAACTTTACCTTTCAAGCTATTTATGATGACAATGCAGTTAAAGGCTTTCAAATAAGGGAAGTTTTAGGTGTAGGTGTTAACTTCAAGATTTAA
- a CDS encoding cation:proton antiporter, which translates to MVELAGIIILGIMAQWFAWRFKIPAILPLILIGLLVGPIATLFTENGTKLIEPIWNGESGLFPGESLFYFVSLAISIILFEGGLTLRRGEILNVGPVIVKLITVAVAITFVGAGIAAHFILGLSWQISLLFSALIIVTGPTVISPILRNIPLKKDVSAILKWEGILIDPIGALISVLVFEFIMAGQGEAYTTTALIEFGKIVLFGFTFGFTFAHALAFAIKKKVIPHYLLNVFTLATVLGVFVLADHFAHESGLLAVVVMGIIMGNTNLPNLKELLYFKESLSVLLISILFILLAANINFEDLMLVYNWETLILFVVVVFVVRPVGVFLSSIKSPLKTNEKIFVSWVGPRGIVAAGIASLFGLRLMGQNIPNAELITPLVFTVVLGTVLLNATTARPFAKLIGVYLTDSKGILIVGSSSFSRLIAKYLIDNNRHVVIVDNNKSNIENAKKMGIDAINSNIYSEDLIDNIELSDVGYLMALTGNASVNKKAIENFAKNFGEHGTFRVISSEEMENPEENPKEGLFSHTDDYIKLVNLTRRYPKIHEIELNSKEHYNGLIEISKGNSDIIPLFIKDNEGNLEIIPSDSTSVEVAEDDKLVYLGKEFEKENSDEVLEENTLKA; encoded by the coding sequence ATGGTAGAATTAGCAGGAATTATAATTTTAGGTATCATGGCACAATGGTTTGCTTGGCGGTTTAAAATTCCAGCTATTTTACCCTTAATTTTAATTGGTTTGCTTGTTGGGCCAATAGCTACACTATTCACCGAAAATGGAACTAAACTAATAGAACCCATCTGGAATGGTGAATCTGGATTGTTTCCTGGAGAAAGTCTATTCTATTTCGTTTCATTAGCCATTAGTATAATTTTATTTGAAGGTGGTTTGACTTTACGCCGTGGAGAAATATTAAATGTTGGTCCTGTAATTGTAAAGTTAATTACGGTTGCCGTTGCTATAACATTTGTTGGTGCTGGTATTGCTGCCCACTTTATTCTTGGTCTTAGTTGGCAAATTTCATTATTGTTTTCGGCACTGATTATTGTAACCGGACCAACGGTAATATCTCCCATTCTCAGGAACATACCACTTAAGAAAGATGTTTCTGCAATTTTAAAATGGGAAGGTATTTTAATTGATCCTATTGGTGCATTAATTTCGGTTTTAGTATTTGAATTTATTATGGCTGGTCAAGGTGAAGCTTACACAACAACAGCTTTAATCGAGTTTGGAAAAATTGTTTTATTTGGTTTTACGTTTGGTTTTACTTTTGCCCATGCCTTAGCTTTTGCGATAAAGAAGAAGGTAATCCCGCATTACTTATTAAACGTTTTTACTTTAGCAACTGTCTTAGGTGTTTTTGTTTTAGCAGATCATTTTGCTCATGAAAGCGGCCTTTTAGCGGTTGTTGTAATGGGTATTATCATGGGAAATACCAACTTACCTAATTTAAAAGAACTTCTGTATTTTAAAGAATCTCTGAGTGTGCTTTTAATTTCAATTTTATTTATCCTGCTTGCCGCAAATATTAATTTTGAAGATCTTATGCTGGTTTACAATTGGGAAACACTTATTCTATTTGTAGTAGTGGTATTTGTTGTAAGACCAGTTGGCGTATTTTTAAGTAGCATAAAATCTCCTTTAAAAACCAATGAAAAAATCTTTGTGAGCTGGGTTGGACCTAGAGGAATCGTGGCTGCAGGTATTGCCTCTTTATTTGGGTTACGCTTAATGGGGCAAAACATACCAAATGCCGAATTAATAACTCCTTTAGTATTTACCGTTGTTTTGGGTACTGTTTTATTAAACGCCACAACAGCGCGCCCATTCGCTAAATTAATAGGTGTATATCTAACAGATTCAAAAGGTATTTTAATTGTGGGCTCTTCCTCATTTTCGCGTCTTATCGCTAAATATCTTATCGACAATAACCGCCATGTAGTTATCGTCGATAATAACAAAAGCAACATCGAAAACGCTAAAAAAATGGGTATTGACGCTATTAACTCTAATATTTATTCTGAAGATTTAATCGATAACATAGAGCTTAGCGATGTTGGTTACTTGATGGCGCTTACAGGAAATGCATCTGTAAACAAAAAAGCTATTGAGAACTTTGCAAAAAATTTTGGTGAACACGGAACCTTCAGAGTAATCTCTTCTGAAGAAATGGAAAACCCTGAAGAAAATCCTAAAGAAGGCTTATTTTCTCATACAGATGATTACATAAAATTAGTAAATTTAACAAGACGTTACCCTAAAATTCATGAAATTGAACTTAATTCAAAAGAGCATTATAACGGCTTAATTGAAATAAGTAAAGGAAATAGCGATATTATTCCGTTGTTTATTAAAGACAATGAAGGTAATCTTGAAATTATACCTTCAGACAGTACTTCGGTTGAAGTTGCCGAGGATGATAAACTAGTTTACCTCGGCAAAGAGTTTGAAAAAGAAAACTCTGACGAAGTCTTAGAAGAAAATACACTAAAAGCCTAA
- a CDS encoding MBL fold metallo-hydrolase produces MTLHPIETGNFKLDGGAMFGVVPKSLWQRTNPADSNNMIDIAATSLLIENGKRLILIDTGLGDKQSEKFFSYYYRWGNHSLDKSLKAKGFTRDDITDVFMTHLHFDHCGGSVQWNKDRTGYEPAFKNAKFWTNKEHWDWAINPNDREKASFLKENLLPMQEAGQLEFLQRSQKRHFYDELGFEVLFVDGHTDKQMIPIINYKGKKLVFAADLLPTAGHVPLPFVMGYDTRPLLTLKEKKEFLEEAVNNDYFLFLEHDAHNEIITLKDTEKGARHHNTYTFNELFN; encoded by the coding sequence ATGACCTTACATCCTATTGAAACAGGAAATTTTAAGCTTGATGGAGGCGCTATGTTTGGCGTAGTACCAAAATCTTTATGGCAAAGGACTAATCCTGCCGACTCGAATAACATGATTGATATTGCAGCCACAAGCTTACTTATAGAAAATGGCAAGCGCCTTATTTTAATAGATACAGGCTTGGGCGATAAACAAAGCGAAAAGTTTTTTAGTTATTATTATCGCTGGGGCAACCACAGCTTAGATAAATCATTGAAAGCAAAAGGGTTTACTCGTGATGATATTACAGACGTTTTTATGACGCATCTTCATTTTGACCATTGTGGTGGTAGTGTTCAGTGGAATAAAGACCGAACTGGTTATGAGCCAGCTTTTAAAAATGCTAAGTTTTGGACCAATAAAGAGCATTGGGATTGGGCTATAAATCCTAACGATCGAGAAAAAGCTTCTTTCTTAAAAGAGAATCTTTTGCCCATGCAGGAAGCAGGACAGCTTGAATTTTTACAGCGAAGCCAAAAACGTCATTTCTATGATGAGCTTGGTTTTGAAGTTTTATTTGTAGATGGCCATACCGACAAACAAATGATACCTATTATTAACTACAAAGGAAAAAAACTTGTTTTTGCAGCCGATTTACTTCCAACTGCTGGTCATGTGCCGCTACCTTTTGTGATGGGTTATGACACAAGGCCTTTGTTAACTCTAAAAGAGAAAAAAGAATTTCTCGAAGAAGCTGTTAATAATGATTACTTCTTGTTTTTAGAGCATGATGCGCATAATGAAATCATTACACTTAAAGATACTGAAAAGGGTGCACGACACCACAACACCTATACATTTAACGAATTATTTAATTAA
- a CDS encoding META domain-containing protein, whose amino-acid sequence MKYLKFLGLLIAFMLVACKAQQIKTTGLSSGEYKIIYIDNNDVSKHNLTLNIEAEKKIISGYSGCNNYRFNYEESEEQLDLGYGVSSKMYCQDTQAIEDSFFEASSQVKAFKQTKTSLELLNNKGQVEVKAVKTN is encoded by the coding sequence ATGAAATATCTAAAGTTCCTAGGTTTATTAATTGCTTTCATGTTAGTAGCATGTAAAGCACAACAAATTAAAACAACAGGCTTGTCTTCAGGAGAATATAAAATTATTTATATCGATAATAATGACGTAAGCAAACATAATCTGACACTAAATATTGAAGCAGAAAAGAAAATCATATCAGGCTATTCAGGTTGTAATAACTACAGATTTAATTATGAAGAGTCTGAAGAGCAACTAGACTTAGGCTACGGCGTTTCTTCAAAAATGTACTGTCAAGATACACAAGCTATTGAAGATAGCTTTTTTGAAGCATCTTCTCAAGTGAAAGCATTTAAGCAAACTAAAACAAGTCTCGAATTGCTTAATAATAAAGGTCAAGTTGAAGTTAAAGCCGTAAAAACAAACTAA
- the dprA gene encoding DNA-processing protein DprA — protein MNSEELQYLIALKQIPNVGDATAKKLIQHFGSAKAVFSASNTDLLAVNGFGQHKLKQFKDPSYLKLAEEEVRFIEEEQIQVTYFKDKSYPQNLKHCIDGPVILFQKGNIDLQKQHIISIVGTRQITSSGVNFCEKLIETLAPLKPVIISGFAYGADICAHKKALDLNLQTVAVLAHGLNTLYPKAHKKFEASILKNGGFMTDFCSYQNFDRNNFLGRNRIIAGLSEATIVIESAEKGGSLVTADIANSYNREVFAVPGRPTDKFSKGCNNLIKKQQAHVLTEPADVIYMLNWDLEEQKQVQQTELFVELTTEEEICINTLKEQPKIELDEICRLTKLPSYKIAPILLNLELKGLVRPLPGKLYEIINY, from the coding sequence ATGAACAGCGAAGAATTGCAATACCTCATCGCCCTAAAGCAAATTCCTAATGTAGGCGATGCTACTGCCAAAAAATTAATTCAACATTTTGGCTCTGCTAAAGCAGTTTTTTCAGCCAGCAATACCGACTTACTCGCCGTAAATGGTTTTGGTCAACATAAACTCAAACAATTTAAAGACCCAAGTTATTTAAAACTCGCAGAAGAAGAAGTCCGATTTATTGAAGAAGAGCAAATACAAGTAACTTACTTCAAAGACAAAAGTTATCCGCAAAACTTAAAGCACTGCATAGATGGCCCAGTTATTCTTTTTCAAAAAGGCAATATTGATCTTCAAAAGCAACATATAATTAGTATTGTAGGTACCCGACAAATCACAAGCAGTGGTGTAAACTTTTGTGAAAAACTTATTGAAACCTTAGCACCATTAAAACCTGTAATTATTTCAGGATTTGCCTATGGTGCAGATATTTGCGCCCATAAAAAAGCCTTAGATTTAAATTTACAAACCGTAGCCGTTTTGGCTCATGGACTAAATACACTTTATCCTAAAGCGCACAAAAAATTCGAAGCTAGCATACTAAAGAACGGCGGATTTATGACTGATTTTTGCAGTTATCAAAATTTTGATCGTAATAATTTTTTAGGTCGTAATCGTATTATTGCTGGCCTAAGTGAAGCAACAATAGTCATTGAAAGTGCCGAGAAAGGCGGCTCTCTAGTCACAGCTGATATAGCTAACTCCTATAATCGTGAAGTCTTTGCTGTTCCTGGCAGACCCACAGATAAGTTTAGTAAAGGCTGTAATAACCTCATTAAAAAACAACAAGCGCATGTCCTAACCGAACCCGCAGATGTTATTTACATGCTCAATTGGGATTTAGAAGAACAAAAACAAGTTCAACAAACTGAATTATTTGTCGAGCTTACAACTGAGGAAGAAATATGCATCAATACTTTAAAAGAACAACCTAAAATTGAACTTGATGAAATTTGCAGATTAACCAAACTCCCAAGTTATAAAATTGCACCAATTTTACTAAATTTGGAGCTAAAAGGTTTAGTAAGACCTTTACCAGGAAAATTATATGAAATCATAAATTATTAG
- a CDS encoding DUF2480 family protein, which produces MAEEIINRVANSKLVTINLEDFYQDGPRFEIDLKNWLVEGFILREKEFRAELKSHNWSVYKDAYVSLHCSTDAIVPAWAYMLISSHLSQFAKKIIYGNLETLESILYAEVLQSFDASEFKNKPIIIKGCSNKPVPQNAYLLLQQKLQPEVKSIMFGEACSAVPLYKQSRNKV; this is translated from the coding sequence ATGGCTGAAGAAATTATTAATCGGGTTGCCAATAGCAAGTTAGTAACGATTAATCTTGAAGATTTTTATCAAGACGGTCCACGTTTTGAAATTGATCTTAAAAATTGGCTTGTTGAAGGATTTATACTTCGAGAAAAGGAATTTAGAGCCGAATTAAAGTCTCATAACTGGTCAGTTTATAAAGATGCTTATGTTTCCCTTCATTGCTCGACTGACGCTATTGTACCTGCATGGGCTTATATGCTGATATCATCACACTTAAGTCAGTTTGCAAAAAAAATAATTTACGGAAATCTTGAAACACTTGAAAGCATACTATACGCAGAAGTCTTGCAAAGTTTTGATGCTTCAGAGTTCAAAAATAAACCAATCATCATAAAGGGATGCAGTAATAAACCAGTACCTCAGAATGCTTATTTGCTTTTACAGCAAAAACTTCAACCAGAGGTTAAGAGTATAATGTTTGGTGAAGCTTGTTCAGCAGTGCCTTTATATAAACAATCAAGAAATAAAGTTTAA
- a CDS encoding DUF59 domain-containing protein has protein sequence MSEQTIDTEKLGEEIVRVLKTIYDPEIPVDIYELGLIYDVFVNEDYEVKILMTLTSPNCPVAESLPQEVNEKVKSLDQVKDSEIELTFDPPWSQDLMSEEAKLELGML, from the coding sequence ATGTCTGAACAAACAATTGATACCGAAAAATTAGGCGAAGAAATTGTTCGTGTTTTAAAAACAATTTACGACCCAGAAATACCTGTTGATATTTACGAACTCGGTTTAATTTACGATGTCTTCGTAAATGAAGATTATGAGGTCAAAATACTTATGACTTTAACTTCTCCTAACTGTCCAGTTGCCGAATCATTACCACAAGAGGTTAATGAAAAAGTAAAATCACTTGATCAAGTTAAAGATTCAGAAATTGAGCTTACTTTTGATCCGCCTTGGTCACAAGACTTAATGAGTGAAGAGGCAAAGTTAGAATTAGGAATGCTTTAA